In Streptomyces sp. NBC_00414, a single window of DNA contains:
- a CDS encoding response regulator — MSTPSPAPDIRVLVVEDDPVAADAHVLYVGRVPGFVAVGKAHTGAEARRALDRTPVDLLLLDLHLPDVHGLQLARSLRAAGYHADVIAVTSARDLTVVREGVSLGVVQYVLKPFTFATLRDRLVRYAEFHAAAGEASGQDEVDRALATLRAPGPAALPKGLSSPTLEKVTRALRDCPEGLTATGVAEAVGISRITARRYLEHLVDAGRAGRSPQYGQVGRPELQYRWVKG; from the coding sequence ATGAGCACGCCTTCCCCCGCCCCGGACATCCGCGTCCTGGTCGTCGAGGACGACCCCGTCGCGGCGGACGCGCACGTCCTGTACGTGGGACGGGTGCCCGGATTCGTCGCGGTCGGCAAGGCGCACACGGGCGCTGAGGCCAGACGGGCGCTGGACCGCACGCCCGTGGACCTCCTTCTCCTCGACCTCCATCTGCCGGACGTCCACGGTCTGCAGCTGGCCCGCTCGCTGCGCGCCGCCGGTTATCACGCGGACGTGATCGCGGTGACGTCCGCGCGCGACCTCACGGTCGTACGGGAGGGTGTGTCGCTGGGAGTCGTGCAGTACGTACTGAAGCCGTTCACCTTCGCCACCCTCCGGGACCGGCTCGTGCGCTACGCCGAGTTCCACGCCGCGGCCGGTGAGGCCAGCGGCCAGGACGAGGTCGACCGGGCCCTCGCCACGCTCCGGGCGCCCGGCCCGGCCGCGCTGCCGAAAGGGCTCAGCTCGCCCACCCTGGAGAAGGTCACCCGGGCGCTGCGCGACTGCCCGGAGGGGCTGACCGCGACGGGCGTCGCGGAGGCCGTCGGCATCTCGCGGATCACGGCCCGGCGGTATCTGGAACATCTGGTCGACGCGGGACGGGCGGGGCGCAGTCCTCAGTACGGACAGGTGGGCCGGCCGGAGCTGCAGTACCGATGGGTGAAGGGTTGA
- a CDS encoding Crp/Fnr family transcriptional regulator, with translation MATWQDRTEYAELRADGRRGVSRLFGKPPLPRRYHEDGLQPMVLGNSVYAFDEETGLVEHDLSGARAIQALIDLNPFLSQLSPRYRHEFMSLLATRSSARDTQLRGAGSSTLHIVLSGCVYEESVYGEDTTVRIHGSGAVLGAAEVFNEDLHAPTAKCLNRTLSLALPIARMRALMEQNSQLASALGRALTDQLVVGERVYNRRSLLPEERLAGLFVHLLDRCAVPCSRHGRMIEGLSQDNLAAALCVSRGTIENAVKVLRDLDLITTGYRQYRFPQERELARFGKVRTLPQTVTGSAEI, from the coding sequence ATGGCGACATGGCAGGACAGGACCGAGTACGCGGAGCTGCGCGCCGACGGCAGGCGTGGCGTGAGCCGCCTCTTCGGGAAGCCGCCCCTGCCCCGTCGCTACCACGAGGACGGCCTGCAGCCGATGGTCCTGGGTAACTCCGTGTACGCGTTCGACGAGGAGACGGGACTCGTCGAACACGACCTCTCCGGGGCCCGCGCGATCCAGGCCCTCATCGACCTCAACCCGTTCCTGTCCCAGCTTTCGCCGCGGTACCGGCACGAGTTCATGTCCCTGCTGGCCACCAGGTCGAGCGCCCGCGACACACAGCTGAGAGGGGCCGGCTCCTCGACGCTCCACATCGTTCTCTCCGGCTGCGTGTACGAAGAGTCAGTGTACGGAGAGGACACCACCGTGCGGATACACGGGAGCGGAGCGGTCCTCGGAGCCGCCGAGGTCTTCAACGAGGACCTGCACGCCCCCACCGCGAAGTGCCTCAACCGGACCCTCTCGCTGGCCCTGCCGATCGCGCGCATGCGTGCCCTCATGGAGCAGAACAGCCAGCTGGCCTCCGCCCTCGGCAGAGCCCTGACCGACCAGCTCGTCGTGGGCGAGCGCGTCTACAACCGCCGCAGCCTGCTGCCCGAGGAGAGACTGGCCGGCCTCTTCGTCCACCTCCTCGACCGGTGCGCCGTCCCCTGCTCCAGGCACGGGCGGATGATCGAAGGGCTCTCGCAGGACAACCTGGCCGCGGCCCTCTGCGTCAGCCGGGGGACGATAGAGAACGCCGTCAAAGTGCTGCGCGACCTCGATCTGATCACCACCGGGTACCGCCAGTACCGATTCCCCCAGGAGCGGGAACTGGCACGGTTCGGAAAGGTGAGAACGCTTCCCCAGACCGTCACCGGTTCGGCGGAGATTTAG
- a CDS encoding carbohydrate ABC transporter permease, whose translation MAARTTLNTRRANRRYAADAGLLFVAATFVLPLAWVILSSLDPHAELKVNLPDGVTLDNFDAVLKPDITFTPLLNSLILCGCATLLTVVCAALAAYPLSRFRSRLNRPFLLTIIFATSLPITAIMVPVYALFVQVNLIDTMQGTIFFFTASQLPFAIWLMKNFMDGVPKELEEAAWTDGASSFQSLLRVVLPLMGPGIAVVTVFSFVAMWGNFFVPFMLLLSPDQMPASVSINDFFGNRGTVVYGQLAAFSIIYSTPVILLYVLVARKLGGGFALGGAVKG comes from the coding sequence ATGGCAGCACGTACGACACTCAACACCCGCCGCGCCAACCGCCGTTACGCGGCCGACGCGGGCCTGCTGTTCGTCGCGGCGACCTTCGTCCTGCCGCTGGCGTGGGTGATCCTGTCCTCCCTGGACCCGCACGCCGAGCTGAAGGTGAACCTGCCCGACGGGGTCACGCTCGACAACTTCGACGCGGTCCTGAAGCCGGACATCACGTTCACACCGCTGCTCAACAGCCTGATCCTGTGCGGCTGCGCGACGCTGCTGACGGTGGTCTGCGCGGCGCTGGCCGCGTATCCGCTCTCCCGTTTCCGGTCCCGTCTGAACCGCCCGTTCCTCCTCACGATCATCTTCGCGACCAGCCTGCCGATCACGGCGATCATGGTTCCGGTGTACGCGCTGTTCGTCCAGGTGAACCTGATCGACACCATGCAGGGCACGATCTTCTTCTTCACCGCGTCCCAACTGCCGTTCGCCATCTGGCTGATGAAGAACTTCATGGACGGCGTACCGAAGGAGCTGGAGGAGGCGGCCTGGACGGACGGCGCCTCGTCGTTCCAGTCGCTGCTGCGCGTCGTGCTGCCCCTGATGGGACCGGGCATCGCGGTGGTGACCGTCTTCTCGTTCGTGGCGATGTGGGGGAACTTCTTCGTCCCCTTCATGCTGCTGCTCTCGCCCGACCAGATGCCCGCGTCGGTGAGCATCAACGACTTCTTCGGAAACCGCGGGACGGTGGTCTACGGACAGCTGGCCGCGTTCTCGATCATCTACTCGACACCGGTGATCCTCCTGTACGTGCTGGTGGCGCGGAAGCTGGGCGGAGGGTTCGCGCTGGGCGGGGCGGTCAAGGGCTGA
- a CDS encoding extracellular solute-binding protein: MRPTPTPLLLATLLTASALTACGSGSGSDPDTVEISYKQSTDNSVRVMDTYLADIKNQFEKANPDKKVKLVPIKAPDSEYYTKLQQMLRSPKTAPDLVYEDTFLINSDITSGYLKPLDPYLDKWDDWGQFIDTAKSAARAEDGKTYGVPDGTDTRGLWFDKGIFKQAGLPANWQPKTWDDILDAARTIKEKVPGVTPMNVYTGKPAGEAATMQGFEMLLYGTATGATESPLYDTASKKWITGSQGFKDSLQFVETVFKDKLGPDVSDALDPNFATSVRGELLPEGKLGINLDGSWLPQDWQEGSGHEWPEWSEKLGLAYMPTQAGQSPGKVSMSGGWTWAVPSKAANPDLAFEFVKTMQTKANAQKWYIANSGIAVRTDVAEDPAYVQAQPGIKFFTDLVSSTHYRPAYPAYPKVSTAIQEAMEGVTTGDSSVAEAAKNYDEELKSVTDNQVIKK, from the coding sequence GTGCGTCCCACCCCCACTCCGCTCCTTCTCGCGACCCTGCTCACCGCATCCGCGCTCACCGCCTGCGGCAGCGGCTCCGGCAGTGATCCGGACACCGTGGAGATCTCCTACAAACAGTCGACGGACAACTCCGTACGTGTCATGGACACGTATCTCGCGGACATCAAGAACCAGTTCGAGAAGGCCAACCCGGACAAGAAGGTCAAGCTCGTCCCGATCAAGGCCCCGGACTCGGAGTACTACACGAAGCTCCAGCAGATGCTCCGCTCCCCCAAGACCGCGCCGGACCTGGTCTACGAGGACACGTTCCTCATCAACTCCGACATCACGAGCGGCTACCTCAAGCCCCTGGACCCGTACCTCGACAAGTGGGACGACTGGGGCCAGTTCATCGACACGGCGAAGTCGGCGGCGCGGGCGGAGGACGGGAAGACGTACGGCGTCCCGGACGGCACGGACACCCGCGGCCTCTGGTTCGACAAGGGCATCTTCAAGCAGGCCGGGCTGCCCGCGAACTGGCAGCCGAAGACCTGGGACGACATCCTCGACGCGGCCCGCACGATCAAGGAGAAGGTCCCCGGCGTCACCCCGATGAACGTGTACACGGGCAAGCCCGCCGGTGAGGCGGCCACCATGCAGGGCTTCGAGATGCTCCTGTACGGGACGGCCACCGGTGCCACCGAGAGCCCGCTGTACGACACGGCGTCCAAGAAGTGGATCACGGGCAGCCAGGGGTTCAAGGACTCGCTGCAGTTCGTCGAGACGGTCTTCAAGGACAAGCTCGGCCCGGACGTCTCGGACGCCCTCGACCCCAACTTCGCGACCAGCGTCCGCGGTGAACTCCTCCCCGAGGGCAAGCTCGGCATCAACCTGGACGGCTCCTGGCTGCCGCAGGACTGGCAGGAGGGCAGCGGCCACGAGTGGCCGGAGTGGTCCGAGAAGCTGGGCCTCGCGTACATGCCGACGCAGGCCGGCCAGTCACCGGGCAAGGTGAGCATGTCGGGCGGCTGGACCTGGGCGGTCCCGAGCAAGGCGGCCAACCCCGACCTGGCCTTCGAGTTCGTCAAGACGATGCAGACGAAGGCGAACGCCCAGAAGTGGTACATCGCCAACTCCGGGATCGCGGTCCGCACGGACGTGGCCGAGGACCCGGCGTACGTGCAGGCGCAGCCCGGCATCAAGTTCTTCACGGATCTGGTGTCGAGCACGCACTACCGCCCCGCCTACCCCGCGTACCCGAAGGTCTCCACGGCCATCCAGGAGGCGATGGAGGGCGTGACAACGGGCGACAGCTCGGTCGCGGAGGCGGCGAAGAACTACGACGAGGAACTGAAGTCGGTCACGGACAACCAGGTCATCAAGAAGTGA
- a CDS encoding ATP-dependent 6-phosphofructokinase, with amino-acid sequence MRIGVLTAGGDCPGLNAVIRSVVHRAVTNYDAEVVGFEDGYAGLLEGRYRSLDLDAVSGILARGGTILGSSRLQRDRLREACENAQDMAREFGIDVLIPIGGEGTLTAARMLSDAGLPVVGVPKTIDNDISSTDRTFGFDTAVGVATEAMDRLKTTAESHQRVMVVEVMGRHAGWIALESGMAAGAHGICLPERPFDPADLIKMVEERFARGKKFAVVCVAEGAHPVEGSMDYGHGAIDQFGHERFQGIGTALAYELERRLGKEAKPVILGHIQRGGTPTAYDRVLATRFGWHAVEAAHRGEFGRMTALRGTDVVMVPLAEAVTELKTVPKDRMDEAESVF; translated from the coding sequence ATGCGCATCGGAGTTCTCACCGCAGGCGGCGACTGTCCGGGACTGAACGCCGTGATCCGGTCGGTCGTGCACCGAGCCGTCACCAACTACGACGCCGAGGTCGTCGGGTTCGAGGACGGCTACGCGGGACTGCTCGAAGGCCGCTACCGCAGCCTCGACCTGGACGCCGTCAGCGGCATCCTCGCCCGCGGCGGCACCATCCTCGGCTCTTCCCGCCTCCAGCGCGACCGCCTCCGCGAGGCCTGTGAGAACGCCCAGGACATGGCGCGCGAGTTCGGTATCGACGTACTGATCCCGATCGGCGGCGAGGGCACGCTGACCGCGGCGCGGATGCTGTCGGACGCGGGCCTGCCCGTGGTCGGCGTCCCCAAGACGATCGACAACGACATCTCGTCGACGGACCGCACCTTCGGCTTCGACACCGCCGTCGGCGTCGCCACGGAGGCGATGGACCGCCTCAAGACGACCGCCGAGTCCCACCAGCGGGTCATGGTCGTCGAGGTCATGGGCCGGCACGCCGGCTGGATCGCCCTGGAGTCCGGCATGGCCGCCGGCGCCCACGGGATCTGCCTGCCCGAGCGGCCGTTCGACCCGGCCGACCTGATCAAGATGGTCGAGGAGCGCTTCGCGCGCGGCAAGAAGTTCGCGGTCGTCTGCGTGGCCGAGGGCGCGCACCCCGTCGAGGGCAGCATGGACTACGGCCACGGCGCCATCGACCAGTTCGGCCACGAGCGCTTCCAGGGCATCGGCACGGCGCTGGCGTACGAGCTGGAACGCCGCCTCGGCAAGGAGGCGAAGCCGGTCATTCTCGGCCACATCCAGCGGGGCGGCACGCCGACCGCGTACGACCGGGTGCTGGCGACGCGCTTCGGCTGGCACGCGGTGGAGGCGGCGCACCGGGGTGAGTTCGGCCGGATGACGGCACTGCGCGGCACGGACGTCGTGATGGTGCCGCTGGCCGAGGCCGTCACCGAGCTGAAGACGGTCCCGAAGGACCGGATGGACGAGGCGGAGTCGGTCTTCTAG
- a CDS encoding sensor histidine kinase: MRLPRAPRPRSLAGQLFAMQAVLVAVVVAGCALFTYVSDRSQAEDAAGRQAMGVARSVADSPSVREAIRTEDPTRTLQPYAQAVTRGAQVDFVTIMNPGGIRWTHPNEELIGKHFLGHTDRALLGQSFTETYTGTLGESVRAVTPIRDGGRIVGLVSAGIKVDEISQRVEGQVKALFGVAAAALALGAVGTYVINARLRRSTHGMNAAELSRMHDYHEAALHAVREGLLMLDGQYRVALINDGGRELLGVGADVVGHSVAELELPAPLTGALLSGEPRVDEVYLTESRVLVMNTSPVSGGERRGTVVTLRDVTELQSLMGELDSERGFTTALRSQAHEAANRLHTVVSLIELGRAEEAVDFATAELELAQALTDQVVAAVSEPVLAALLLGKTAQANERGVELVVSEDSSIDDGLLPVSLTARDLVTVLGNLIDNAVDAAQGSVGARVTVTALADTEGLVLRVVDTGAGVDPAHTEEVFQRGWSTKPAGPGGRGLGLALVRQVVARHDGTLTVTTAPGGGASFEARLPLPLPLPAEKPQEGTSVHAGPETGSAPGSGAVSAPGPEPGPGAGPEPGPEPGPDAGSEPGPEPGAGPAHEPTPHGGTP; this comes from the coding sequence ATGCGCCTACCCCGTGCCCCCCGACCGCGCAGCCTGGCCGGCCAGCTCTTCGCCATGCAGGCCGTGCTCGTCGCCGTCGTGGTCGCGGGCTGCGCGCTCTTCACGTACGTCAGCGACCGCAGCCAGGCCGAGGACGCGGCGGGCCGCCAGGCCATGGGAGTGGCCCGTTCCGTCGCCGACTCCCCTTCGGTACGGGAGGCCATCCGCACCGAGGACCCGACGAGGACGCTCCAGCCGTACGCGCAGGCGGTGACGCGCGGCGCGCAGGTCGACTTCGTCACGATCATGAACCCCGGGGGCATCCGCTGGACCCACCCCAACGAGGAGCTGATCGGCAAGCACTTCCTCGGACACACGGACCGGGCGCTCCTCGGCCAGTCCTTCACCGAGACGTACACCGGGACCCTCGGCGAGTCCGTGCGGGCGGTCACCCCGATCCGTGACGGTGGCCGGATAGTCGGTCTGGTCAGCGCGGGGATCAAGGTCGACGAGATCAGCCAGCGCGTCGAGGGCCAGGTCAAGGCCCTGTTCGGCGTCGCCGCCGCCGCGCTGGCCCTGGGCGCCGTGGGTACGTACGTCATAAACGCCCGGCTGCGGCGCTCCACCCACGGGATGAACGCGGCCGAGCTGAGCCGGATGCACGACTATCACGAGGCCGCGCTGCACGCGGTGCGCGAGGGACTGCTGATGCTGGACGGGCAGTACCGGGTGGCGCTGATCAACGACGGCGGACGTGAGCTGCTCGGGGTGGGCGCCGACGTGGTGGGCCACTCGGTGGCCGAGCTGGAGCTGCCGGCTCCGCTGACGGGGGCGCTGCTGTCGGGGGAGCCGCGGGTGGACGAGGTGTATCTCACCGAGTCGCGGGTGCTGGTCATGAACACCTCGCCGGTGTCGGGCGGCGAACGCCGGGGCACGGTCGTGACCCTGCGCGATGTCACCGAACTGCAGTCCCTGATGGGCGAGCTGGACTCCGAGCGGGGCTTCACCACGGCGCTGCGCTCGCAGGCCCACGAGGCCGCGAACCGGCTCCACACGGTCGTCTCGCTGATCGAGCTGGGCCGGGCCGAGGAGGCCGTCGACTTCGCCACGGCCGAGCTGGAGCTGGCCCAGGCGCTGACCGACCAGGTCGTCGCGGCGGTCAGCGAGCCGGTTCTCGCGGCGCTGCTGCTGGGCAAGACGGCCCAGGCGAACGAGCGCGGTGTCGAGCTGGTGGTCTCCGAGGACAGCAGCATCGACGACGGCCTGCTGCCGGTCTCCCTGACCGCGCGTGATCTGGTGACGGTGCTGGGCAATCTGATCGACAACGCCGTGGACGCGGCGCAGGGCTCGGTGGGCGCCCGGGTCACCGTCACCGCGCTCGCGGACACGGAGGGCCTGGTCCTGCGGGTCGTCGACACCGGGGCGGGGGTGGATCCGGCCCACACGGAGGAGGTCTTCCAGCGCGGCTGGTCCACGAAGCCGGCGGGGCCCGGCGGGCGCGGGCTCGGTCTGGCGCTCGTACGGCAGGTGGTGGCCCGGCACGACGGCACGCTGACCGTGACGACGGCCCCCGGCGGCGGCGCGTCCTTCGAGGCGCGGCTGCCGCTGCCACTGCCTCTCCCGGCGGAAAAGCCCCAGGAAGGGACTAGTGTCCACGCCGGACCCGAAACCGGTTCCGCACCCGGATCCGGAGCGGTGTCCGCGCCGGGGCCCGAGCCGGGGCCCGGTGCAGGACCCGAGCCAGGACCCGAGCCAGGGCCCGACGCAGGGTCCGAGCCGGGGCCGGAGCCCGGGGCCGGGCCCGCGCATGAGCCGACGCCGCACGGAGGCACCCCATGA
- a CDS encoding carbohydrate ABC transporter permease, translating to MTTAPPAGPGLVKTAPGPAAAPPPSGRHRDARRALLRALPVSPAVVLLLLFLAGPIAYCAYIAFTDLQLTGQAESSFTGFDNFRTAFKDEAFLNAVWLTLVFTVLSSIIGQNTLGLALAALMQRASKPIRTLTGGIVVTAWVLPEVVAGFLLYAFFRREGTLNAILDWLRLPSQNWLFTLPILAVSFANVWRGTAFSMLVYSAALNEIPKEITEAAEVDGAGGWRRMWHITLPMIRRSIGTNLMLNTLQTLSVFGLIWVMTRGGPGNRSQTLPLFMYEQAFQKSMIGYGTAVALLLLVVGSLFSLVYLRLLRTEV from the coding sequence ATGACCACCGCACCCCCCGCGGGCCCGGGCCTGGTGAAGACCGCCCCGGGCCCGGCCGCCGCACCGCCCCCGTCCGGCCGCCACCGCGATGCCCGCCGTGCCCTGCTGCGCGCGCTGCCCGTCTCCCCCGCCGTCGTCCTGCTGCTCCTGTTCCTCGCGGGGCCGATCGCGTACTGCGCCTACATCGCCTTCACCGATCTCCAGCTCACCGGCCAGGCCGAGTCGTCCTTCACCGGCTTCGACAACTTCCGTACCGCCTTCAAGGACGAGGCGTTCCTCAACGCCGTCTGGCTGACGCTCGTCTTCACGGTCCTCAGCTCGATCATCGGCCAGAACACGCTGGGCCTGGCCCTGGCCGCGCTGATGCAGCGCGCGTCGAAGCCGATCCGGACACTCACGGGCGGGATCGTCGTCACGGCCTGGGTGCTCCCGGAGGTCGTGGCGGGTTTCCTCCTCTACGCCTTCTTCCGGCGCGAGGGCACCCTGAACGCGATCCTCGACTGGCTCCGTCTCCCGTCGCAGAACTGGCTGTTCACGCTGCCGATCCTGGCGGTGTCGTTCGCGAACGTGTGGCGCGGGACGGCCTTCTCGATGCTGGTCTACTCGGCCGCCCTGAACGAGATCCCGAAGGAGATCACCGAGGCGGCGGAGGTGGACGGCGCGGGCGGCTGGCGCCGGATGTGGCACATCACGCTGCCGATGATCCGCCGTTCCATCGGCACGAACCTGATGCTCAACACCCTGCAGACCCTGTCGGTCTTCGGTCTGATCTGGGTCATGACGAGAGGCGGCCCGGGAAACCGCAGCCAGACCCTCCCGCTCTTCATGTACGAGCAGGCCTTCCAGAAGAGCATGATCGGCTACGGCACCGCCGTGGCCCTCCTGCTGCTGGTGGTCGGCTCCCTCTTCTCCCTGGTCTATCTGCGCCTGCTGCGGACGGAGGTCTGA
- the pta gene encoding phosphate acetyltransferase gives MTRSVYVTGIDRGDGRQVIELGVMELLTRQVDRVGVFRPLVHDGPDRLFELLRARYRLAQDPATVYGMDYHEASALQAEQGTDELVSQLVDRFHRVAREYDVVLVLGTDYADTQFPDELALNARLANEFGASVIPVVGGRKQTSESVLAETRNAFRAYDGLGCDVLAMVVNRVAPADRGDIHELLDDRLPVPCYVLPDEPALSAPTVAQITHALGGKVLLGDDAGLARDALNFVFGGAMLPNFLGALTPGCMVVTPGDRADLVVGALAAHSAGTPPIAGVILTLNERPSDLVLTLAARLAPGTPVVAVETGSFLTASELFAMEGKLNASTPRKAETALGLFERYVDTSGLLKRVSAPSSSRVTPMMFEHKLLEQARADKRRVVLPEGTEARVLHTAEVLLRRGVCDLTLLGPLDQIRKKAAHLGIDLGGAQLIDPHTSELRDRFAEKYAQLRAHKGVSVELAYDVVSDVNYFGTLMVQEGLADGMVSGSVHSTAATIRPAFEIIKTKPEASIVSSVFFMCLADKVLVYGDCAVNPDPDAEQLADIAIQSAATAEQFGVEPRIAMLSYSTGTSGSGADVDKVRTATELVRSRRPDLSVEGPIQYDAAVEPSVAATKLPGSKVAGQASVLIFPDLNTGNNTYKAVQRSAGAIAVGPVLQGLRKPVNDLSRGALVGDIVNTVAITAIQAQAAARPDTSATAAPSSPTPKASAQ, from the coding sequence GTGACGCGCAGCGTGTACGTGACCGGGATCGACCGAGGTGACGGCCGCCAGGTCATCGAGCTGGGAGTCATGGAGCTCCTGACCCGTCAGGTGGACCGGGTGGGGGTGTTCCGACCCCTCGTCCACGACGGGCCCGACCGGCTCTTCGAGCTGCTGCGCGCCCGCTACCGGCTCGCGCAGGACCCGGCGACGGTCTACGGCATGGACTACCACGAGGCGTCCGCGCTCCAGGCCGAGCAGGGCACCGACGAACTGGTCTCGCAGCTCGTCGACCGCTTCCACCGGGTGGCCCGCGAGTACGACGTCGTCCTCGTCCTCGGTACGGACTACGCCGACACCCAGTTCCCGGACGAGCTGGCGCTCAACGCCCGCCTGGCGAACGAGTTCGGCGCCTCCGTGATCCCCGTCGTGGGCGGCCGCAAGCAGACCTCGGAGTCGGTCCTCGCGGAGACCCGCAACGCGTTCCGCGCCTACGACGGCCTGGGCTGCGACGTCCTCGCGATGGTGGTGAACCGGGTCGCCCCCGCCGACCGCGGCGACATCCACGAACTGCTCGACGACCGCCTCCCCGTGCCGTGTTACGTGCTCCCCGACGAGCCCGCGCTCTCCGCGCCGACGGTCGCCCAGATCACCCACGCCCTCGGCGGCAAGGTGCTGCTCGGCGACGACGCGGGGCTGGCGCGCGACGCGCTGAACTTCGTCTTCGGCGGCGCCATGCTGCCGAACTTCCTCGGTGCGCTGACCCCGGGCTGCATGGTCGTCACGCCCGGCGACCGCGCCGACCTCGTGGTGGGCGCCCTCGCCGCGCACAGCGCCGGCACCCCGCCCATAGCAGGCGTGATCCTCACCCTGAACGAACGCCCCAGCGACCTCGTCCTCACCCTGGCCGCCCGCCTCGCCCCCGGCACCCCGGTGGTCGCGGTGGAGACCGGTTCCTTCCTCACGGCGTCCGAACTCTTCGCCATGGAAGGCAAGTTGAACGCCTCCACGCCCCGCAAGGCGGAGACGGCCCTCGGCCTCTTCGAGCGGTACGTGGACACCAGCGGCCTCCTGAAGCGCGTCTCCGCGCCCAGCAGCAGCCGCGTCACGCCGATGATGTTCGAGCACAAGCTCCTGGAGCAGGCCCGCGCCGACAAGCGGCGCGTCGTGCTGCCCGAGGGCACCGAGGCGCGCGTCCTGCACACCGCCGAGGTGCTGTTGCGCCGCGGTGTCTGCGACCTCACCCTGCTGGGCCCCCTCGACCAGATCCGCAAGAAGGCGGCCCACCTCGGCATCGACCTCGGCGGCGCCCAGCTGATCGACCCGCACACCTCCGAACTGCGCGACCGGTTCGCCGAGAAGTACGCCCAGCTCCGGGCCCACAAGGGCGTGTCCGTGGAGCTGGCGTACGACGTCGTCTCGGACGTGAACTACTTCGGCACGCTGATGGTCCAGGAGGGCCTCGCCGATGGCATGGTCTCCGGGTCGGTGCACTCCACGGCGGCCACCATCCGCCCGGCCTTCGAGATCATCAAGACCAAGCCCGAGGCGTCGATCGTCTCCTCGGTCTTCTTCATGTGCCTCGCCGACAAGGTCCTCGTGTACGGCGACTGCGCGGTCAACCCCGACCCGGACGCCGAGCAGTTGGCCGACATCGCCATCCAGTCGGCCGCCACCGCCGAGCAGTTCGGGGTAGAGCCGCGGATCGCGATGCTCTCGTACTCGACCGGCACGTCCGGCTCCGGCGCGGACGTCGACAAGGTGCGCACGGCCACCGAACTGGTCCGCTCGCGGCGCCCCGATCTGAGCGTCGAGGGGCCGATCCAGTACGACGCGGCCGTCGAGCCGTCCGTGGCCGCGACCAAGCTGCCGGGATCCAAGGTCGCCGGGCAGGCGTCCGTGCTGATCTTCCCGGACCTCAACACCGGCAACAACACGTACAAGGCCGTGCAGCGCTCGGCCGGCGCCATCGCCGTCGGACCGGTCCTGCAGGGCCTGCGCAAGCCGGTCAACGACCTGTCCCGGGGCGCGCTCGTCGGGGACATCGTGAACACCGTCGCCATCACCGCGATCCAGGCCCAGGCCGCCGCCCGCCCGGACACCTCGGCCACCGCCGCCCCCTCGTCCCCCACCCCGAAGGCTTCCGCCCAGTGA
- a CDS encoding helix-turn-helix domain-containing protein: MHQQSAPQPTPPFDAPAARKLRTALGMGPEHVAYGMRTSFGLPHVTPDLVVAWERGLATPGNGELIALAGVLWCSPGELIGAPRTLREHRIARGLPAEDVARGVGLELLAYVRMEEADEWRGSERQSTALAAVLDLSLEDLVTVTGREPKLAMMLRSAVTTRWQAYVRPVGKLLTLERRIVGHALRALHTEYQGRMVPTLSWGGGGPAGADADDAGRDFLERIVDRFWSTIRRDAERYGDG; the protein is encoded by the coding sequence GTGCACCAACAGTCGGCGCCTCAGCCCACCCCGCCCTTCGACGCCCCGGCCGCCCGCAAGCTGCGTACCGCTCTCGGCATGGGGCCGGAGCATGTCGCGTACGGGATGCGGACCTCTTTCGGACTGCCCCATGTGACACCCGACCTGGTCGTCGCCTGGGAACGGGGCCTGGCCACTCCGGGCAACGGCGAACTGATAGCGCTCGCGGGCGTGTTGTGGTGCTCACCGGGTGAACTCATCGGCGCGCCCCGGACCTTGCGCGAGCACCGGATCGCCCGCGGACTGCCGGCCGAGGACGTCGCACGGGGCGTGGGCCTCGAACTCCTCGCGTACGTACGGATGGAGGAGGCGGACGAGTGGCGCGGCAGCGAGCGGCAGTCGACGGCGCTCGCCGCGGTGCTCGATCTCTCGCTGGAGGACCTCGTCACGGTCACCGGCCGCGAGCCCAAGCTGGCGATGATGCTGCGCAGCGCGGTGACGACGCGCTGGCAGGCGTACGTCCGCCCGGTGGGCAAGCTGCTGACGCTGGAGCGGCGGATCGTGGGACACGCGCTGCGGGCCCTGCACACCGAGTACCAGGGCCGGATGGTGCCGACCCTGAGCTGGGGCGGCGGCGGCCCGGCGGGAGCCGACGCCGACGACGCGGGCCGGGACTTCCTGGAGCGGATCGTCGACCGCTTCTGGTCGACGATCCGGCGCGACGCCGAGAGGTACGGCGACGGCTGA